In Dasania marina DSM 21967, one genomic interval encodes:
- the mmsA gene encoding CoA-acylating methylmalonate-semialdehyde dehydrogenase — MKFVNQYHKVKNYINGEWVVESDVKYAPLFNPSTGEQIGEVPMSSQDASKEAVKCAAEAYKTWSKTPLPKRIDFIFKIRDVMEENFENLAVSIAIDQAKHITEARGEVRRVIEIVQMACSVPALIQGETIQGIANNINGRVVKQSMGVFCGVAPFNFPALVFGWFIPYAIATGNTFVYKPSTDSPLFMQEMMFLLNEIGLPKGVVNVVHGDRSICEAWYEDPAVVGVCLVGSTPTAKAIAEACGRNGKRVMLLGGAKNYLVAMEDAPMDLMIENILISGYGSAGQRCLAVSNLAVVDEIYDEFVERLVAASKDLQVGDAFDTDVFMGPVINQAAQKRIEDYIEIGIKEGANLVLDGRNPSVASKNKDGYYVGPTIFTDVTPCMTLAKEEVFGPVLSVMRVGCINGALKLIGEQTMGNGAVIFTQNAYYIEKFIDEADVGMVGVNVGVCAPHPYLPFGGIKDSLVGTNKVQGKDGIEFFTQNKVATIRTVNPKGENSPKASGDSSVRSCVAS; from the coding sequence ATGAAATTTGTTAATCAGTACCATAAAGTGAAAAACTATATCAATGGTGAATGGGTAGTAGAGAGTGATGTGAAATACGCGCCACTGTTTAACCCATCGACCGGTGAGCAAATAGGTGAAGTGCCTATGTCATCGCAGGACGCTTCAAAAGAAGCGGTAAAATGTGCTGCTGAAGCCTATAAAACCTGGTCGAAAACACCTTTGCCTAAGCGTATAGATTTTATCTTTAAAATACGTGATGTGATGGAAGAGAATTTTGAGAACTTAGCTGTTTCTATTGCCATAGATCAAGCTAAGCATATTACCGAAGCTCGCGGAGAAGTGAGACGGGTAATAGAGATAGTGCAAATGGCTTGTTCTGTGCCGGCGCTGATCCAAGGTGAAACTATACAAGGTATAGCTAATAATATTAATGGTCGTGTTGTTAAACAGTCTATGGGTGTTTTTTGTGGTGTTGCACCCTTTAACTTCCCCGCCTTAGTGTTCGGCTGGTTTATTCCTTATGCGATTGCTACGGGCAATACTTTTGTTTACAAACCGTCAACAGATTCTCCGTTGTTCATGCAAGAAATGATGTTTTTGTTGAATGAAATAGGTTTGCCTAAAGGTGTTGTTAATGTTGTTCATGGTGACCGTAGTATTTGTGAGGCATGGTATGAGGATCCAGCGGTAGTTGGCGTTTGCCTAGTTGGATCTACGCCAACGGCAAAAGCTATTGCAGAAGCCTGTGGCCGTAATGGTAAGCGTGTAATGTTATTAGGTGGTGCTAAAAACTACTTGGTAGCGATGGAAGACGCACCTATGGACTTAATGATTGAAAATATTCTGATATCGGGTTATGGGTCAGCAGGTCAGCGTTGTTTAGCTGTTTCTAACTTGGCTGTTGTTGATGAGATTTACGATGAATTTGTAGAGCGCTTAGTTGCAGCCTCAAAAGATTTACAGGTTGGTGATGCTTTTGATACCGATGTCTTTATGGGGCCTGTTATTAACCAAGCTGCCCAAAAGCGTATTGAGGATTATATAGAGATTGGCATTAAAGAAGGCGCTAATTTGGTGCTTGATGGTAGAAACCCATCTGTCGCTAGTAAAAATAAAGATGGTTACTACGTAGGGCCAACCATTTTTACCGATGTAACCCCTTGTATGACATTGGCCAAAGAGGAAGTGTTTGGCCCTGTGTTAAGTGTTATGCGTGTGGGCTGTATTAATGGTGCATTAAAGTTAATCGGTGAACAAACCATGGGTAATGGTGCTGTTATTTTCACCCAAAATGCGTATTACATTGAGAAGTTTATCGACGAAGCCGATGTTGGAATGGTAGGGGTTAACGTGGGTGTTTGTGCACCTCACCCATACTTGCCTTTCGGTGGCATTAAAGACTCTCTAGTGGGCACTAATAAAGTTCAGGGTAAAGATGGCATTGAATTTTTTACTCAAAATAAGGTGGCTACCATTCGCACAGTCAACCCTAAAGGTGAGAATTCACCGAAGGCTAGTGGTGACTCTTCTGTGAGAAGCTGTGTGGCAAGTTAA
- the rimK gene encoding 30S ribosomal protein S6--L-glutamate ligase produces MRVAILSRNSKLYSTRRLVEAGTALGHQVDVIDTMHCYMDITSSKPCVRYKGKSLPAYDAVIPRIGASVTFYGTAVVRQFEMMGTFSINESVAISRSRDKLRSLQLLSRKGVGLPRTGFAHHPDNINDLIKNVGGAPVVIKLLEGTQGIGVVLADSQKAAESIIEAFMGLKANILVQEYIKEAGGADIRCLVIGDKVVAAMKRQAAAGEFRSNLHRGGSAELVKLTPTERKTAVSAAKIMGLNMCGVDILRSNNGPVVMEVNSSPGLEGIEAATKKDVATMVFDFIERDAKPNKTKTKGKG; encoded by the coding sequence ATGCGTGTAGCGATACTCAGCAGGAACTCAAAGCTTTACTCTACTCGCCGATTAGTGGAGGCAGGAACGGCGCTTGGACACCAAGTGGATGTGATAGACACCATGCATTGTTATATGGATATCACCAGTAGCAAGCCCTGCGTTAGATACAAGGGTAAGTCATTGCCCGCCTACGATGCGGTTATCCCACGTATAGGGGCTTCGGTTACCTTTTACGGTACGGCAGTGGTGAGGCAGTTTGAAATGATGGGCACTTTTTCAATTAATGAGTCGGTGGCTATTAGCCGTTCTAGAGATAAGCTGCGCTCCTTGCAATTGCTATCCAGAAAAGGCGTGGGCCTACCACGCACTGGCTTTGCCCATCACCCTGATAATATTAATGACTTAATTAAAAATGTCGGCGGTGCGCCAGTAGTGATTAAACTGCTGGAAGGTACCCAAGGCATAGGCGTGGTGTTGGCGGATAGCCAAAAGGCTGCGGAAAGCATTATTGAAGCCTTTATGGGCTTAAAAGCGAATATCTTGGTACAAGAGTATATAAAGGAAGCCGGCGGTGCCGATATACGCTGTTTAGTCATTGGTGATAAAGTCGTGGCGGCGATGAAGCGTCAGGCAGCCGCGGGCGAATTCCGCTCCAACTTACACCGTGGTGGCTCCGCCGAGCTGGTGAAATTAACACCTACCGAGAGAAAGACAGCGGTTTCAGCTGCAAAAATAATGGGCCTAAATATGTGCGGTGTTGATATATTGCGCTCTAATAACGGCCCTGTAGTCATGGAGGTTAACTCCTCGCCAGGTTTGGAAGGTATAGAGGCCGCCACTAAAAAAGATGTAGCGACAATGGTTTTTGATTTTATTGAAAGAGATGCAAAGCCTAATAAAACTAAAACGAAAGGCAAGGGCTGA
- a CDS encoding mechanosensitive ion channel domain-containing protein — translation MIIKLLVIMTVLFVGLRINALSASWIEKLGVAKEVGSSRIFQLQKTFQFFIFCTVAIIVAATLGVGFADVDIFVSSVFAVIGIALFAQWSILSNLTASVIIFFFFPYKVGDEIIIWDKDREKCVGGVLREITLFHLILEMADGDKLTMPTTMVFQNLIAIKKDS, via the coding sequence ATGATTATTAAGTTATTAGTTATTATGACGGTGTTGTTTGTGGGCTTGCGTATAAATGCGCTGTCGGCGTCATGGATAGAAAAGTTAGGCGTTGCTAAAGAAGTGGGTAGTAGCCGCATTTTTCAATTACAAAAAACCTTTCAATTTTTTATATTTTGTACCGTAGCTATTATCGTGGCGGCAACACTGGGTGTGGGTTTTGCGGATGTCGATATTTTTGTATCATCGGTTTTTGCGGTGATAGGTATTGCCTTATTTGCACAGTGGTCCATATTAAGTAATTTAACAGCCAGTGTGATTATTTTCTTTTTCTTCCCTTATAAAGTTGGTGATGAAATCATTATCTGGGATAAGGATAGAGAGAAATGTGTAGGGGGGGTATTGCGAGAGATTACCTTGTTTCATTTGATTTTAGAAATGGCGGATGGTGATAAGCTCACTATGCCAACAACTATGGTTTTTCAAAATCTTATAGCCATTAAAAAGGACAGCTAA
- a CDS encoding ATP-dependent zinc protease gives MVDKPDKVRVGALELCDLPELEISQLNVRIDTGAKTSSLHVDNISEFEKNNRKWVSFDIHPDIHNVDRIVRRDAKVKGTRIVKSSNGGSEHRYVVDTLFQLGVHQWRIDLTLTDRSGMSYLMLLGRQAMENRIIVDPGEEFLLGNNSGSE, from the coding sequence GTGGTAGATAAACCGGATAAAGTACGGGTAGGCGCTTTGGAATTATGTGATTTACCCGAATTAGAAATTAGCCAGCTCAACGTGCGTATAGACACCGGCGCAAAAACATCATCACTGCATGTGGATAATATCAGTGAGTTTGAAAAAAATAATAGAAAGTGGGTGAGCTTTGATATACACCCTGACATACATAATGTTGATCGTATTGTAAGGCGTGACGCCAAAGTTAAGGGTACCCGAATCGTTAAAAGCTCTAACGGGGGCAGTGAGCACCGTTACGTTGTCGATACCTTATTTCAGCTGGGTGTGCACCAATGGCGCATAGACCTAACCCTAACTGATCGTTCCGGCATGAGCTATCTAATGCTCTTGGGTCGGCAGGCTATGGAAAATCGTATTATTGTAGACCCCGGTGAGGAGTTTTTGCTAGGTAATAATAGCGGCTCTGAATAA
- a CDS encoding rhodanese-like domain-containing protein, translating to MKYPHVVSSVTPVQAKTLINSHDYSYLDVRTREEFSEGNVGGSVNIPLYFSITIEEQLNDDFIADIAAVFERDSLIVVACKSGARSLAACELMLNAGFSGVVNMRGGFFGLRCDKTGAVIDTGWLDYYL from the coding sequence ATGAAATATCCCCATGTTGTATCTAGTGTCACACCAGTACAGGCAAAAACGCTTATTAACAGTCATGATTATAGTTATTTGGATGTTAGAACCCGTGAAGAGTTCTCCGAAGGTAATGTTGGTGGCTCAGTTAATATCCCGCTATATTTTTCTATAACAATTGAAGAGCAATTAAATGACGATTTTATTGCTGATATAGCAGCTGTATTTGAGAGAGATAGCTTAATAGTGGTAGCTTGTAAGTCTGGCGCTAGGTCTTTAGCTGCTTGTGAGCTTATGCTTAATGCCGGCTTTAGCGGTGTGGTGAATATGCGCGGCGGATTCTTCGGTCTTAGATGTGATAAAACGGGGGCTGTTATTGATACAGGTTGGCTGGATTACTATCTATAA
- a CDS encoding tetratricopeptide repeat protein, translated as MMLKDQNDLNITASDPKYVALYDDAITELAHFRDPSNIIEGLLEQSPHFAMAHILSAYLYLLSTDENDAAAAKQHLALANAAAQDSAINEREQKHLEALSVWLDGNMEKASFILDSLLIDYPQDMLALLIGHQLDFFLGHAQNLKNRIARSLPSWDKSHPLYSFVLGMYGFGLEEAREYNRAEDIAKQAVALNPKDVWGIHAVAHALEMLNRYEEGAKYMKQRKQDWGENNFFIPHNALHLGLFELEMGDVKEILALSDTMIHNASTGENPIVLLDGSSLIWRFYLDNVDVGKVRLQALASSWRKIADQNFYSFNDVHAVMAFVAADDFSSAEKVIQSQKTFLKNNKPGISYYHMTKEIGLPISEALYAFGKGNYQECINKLMPIKNTIHHFGGSHAQRDVFARTLVEAAFRSKNKLLAQALLSERLEEKPQSPYNLMKKENLALMA; from the coding sequence ATGATGCTGAAAGATCAAAATGACCTAAATATAACAGCTAGCGACCCCAAATATGTTGCGCTATATGATGACGCTATAACTGAACTTGCCCATTTTAGAGATCCCTCTAACATTATTGAAGGCCTACTTGAGCAATCACCTCATTTCGCCATGGCCCATATACTTAGCGCCTACCTCTATTTACTCTCCACCGATGAAAATGATGCGGCCGCAGCCAAACAACACTTAGCCCTTGCCAACGCAGCAGCCCAAGACAGCGCCATCAATGAGCGCGAACAAAAGCATCTAGAAGCCTTAAGCGTTTGGTTAGATGGCAATATGGAAAAAGCCTCCTTTATATTGGACAGCTTATTAATTGACTACCCCCAAGATATGCTGGCCTTGCTTATTGGCCACCAGTTAGATTTTTTCCTGGGGCACGCCCAAAACCTAAAAAACCGAATAGCACGATCACTACCCAGCTGGGATAAATCCCACCCTTTGTACAGCTTTGTATTAGGTATGTATGGTTTCGGCTTAGAAGAAGCTAGAGAATATAATCGAGCTGAAGATATAGCTAAACAAGCGGTAGCCTTAAACCCCAAAGACGTCTGGGGCATACATGCCGTAGCGCACGCTTTAGAGATGCTAAACCGCTATGAAGAAGGCGCTAAGTACATGAAGCAACGCAAGCAAGACTGGGGCGAGAATAATTTTTTCATCCCTCATAACGCCTTGCACTTAGGCTTATTTGAATTAGAGATGGGCGACGTTAAAGAAATATTGGCACTCTCTGACACCATGATACATAACGCCTCTACCGGTGAAAATCCAATAGTGTTATTGGACGGTTCATCGTTAATTTGGCGCTTTTACTTAGATAACGTTGATGTCGGCAAAGTAAGGCTACAAGCACTAGCCAGCTCATGGCGAAAAATTGCTGATCAAAACTTCTATTCGTTTAACGACGTGCACGCAGTCATGGCCTTTGTTGCCGCCGATGACTTTAGCTCCGCTGAAAAAGTTATACAATCGCAAAAAACGTTTTTGAAAAACAATAAACCCGGCATTAGTTATTACCACATGACCAAAGAGATCGGCCTACCTATATCAGAAGCACTCTACGCATTCGGCAAAGGCAACTACCAAGAATGCATTAATAAACTTATGCCTATAAAAAATACTATCCACCACTTTGGTGGCAGCCATGCCCAGCGTGATGTTTTTGCCAGAACCTTAGTAGAAGCCGCATTCCGCTCTAAAAACAAACTACTGGCGCAAGCGCTACTGAGCGAAAGATTAGAAGAAAAGCCACAAAGCCCATACAACTTAATGAAAAAGGAAAACCTGGCATTAATGGCATAA
- a CDS encoding aminotransferase, with product MSSVFYPQNNLKNIEQLSIERGEGVYVYDNEGNKYLEGLAGLWCTSLGYGNKELADTAHEYMSKLGFSHMFLGKTHKIGRDLADKIADMVPVDNAKVFFGNSGSDANDSLFKIIRYYFNAIGKPKKYKIIARERSYHGVTVASASLTGLPLFHQNFSLPTEALGILRTDAPHYYRGAKPGESEEQFVNRIVSNLEKLIIAEGADSIAAFIAEPITGGSGVIVPPSGYYEKVQAVLNKHDILFWSDEVITGFGRTGNDFGSTTMNIEKPALMTLAKQLSSAYIPISAAVVRGDIYDAMVDASAEAGMFAHGYTYTGHPVACAVALKTLEIYQRDGIFGHAAAMGDYMQKRLQQFNSHPLVGEVRGRGLIGAVELVANKTTGQAFEGGAVGNFAQQACQNHGLIIRSVAGSAIAFCPPMIITESQIDEMMEKFTKALDDTMDFVSSNKLLSA from the coding sequence ATGAGTTCTGTATTTTATCCTCAAAATAATCTTAAAAATATTGAGCAGCTTAGCATAGAGCGTGGTGAGGGCGTTTATGTCTATGATAATGAAGGTAATAAGTATCTGGAAGGTCTGGCGGGTCTTTGGTGTACGTCGCTGGGTTATGGCAATAAAGAGTTAGCGGATACCGCACACGAATATATGAGTAAGCTAGGGTTTTCTCATATGTTTTTAGGGAAAACACATAAAATAGGCCGTGATCTTGCCGATAAAATAGCAGATATGGTGCCGGTAGATAATGCTAAAGTTTTTTTTGGCAATTCGGGTAGTGATGCTAACGATAGCTTGTTCAAAATAATTCGCTATTATTTTAATGCTATTGGTAAACCTAAGAAATATAAAATTATTGCTAGGGAAAGATCCTATCACGGGGTGACAGTGGCGTCGGCATCATTAACAGGCCTGCCTTTGTTCCACCAAAATTTCAGTTTGCCTACGGAAGCCTTAGGTATTCTTCGCACAGATGCGCCGCATTATTATCGCGGTGCAAAACCTGGTGAGAGCGAAGAACAGTTTGTTAACCGCATAGTGTCTAATTTAGAAAAACTCATTATAGCGGAAGGGGCAGATAGTATTGCTGCCTTTATTGCCGAACCTATTACAGGTGGTAGTGGCGTTATTGTTCCTCCTAGTGGTTATTATGAAAAGGTTCAGGCTGTTTTAAACAAACACGATATCTTGTTTTGGTCAGATGAAGTCATTACAGGTTTTGGTAGAACAGGTAATGACTTTGGCTCAACTACCATGAATATTGAAAAACCTGCGCTAATGACCTTAGCAAAGCAGTTGTCGTCTGCCTACATCCCTATTAGCGCGGCTGTAGTTCGTGGTGATATATACGATGCCATGGTCGATGCTAGTGCCGAGGCTGGCATGTTTGCGCACGGCTACACCTATACCGGTCACCCGGTCGCTTGTGCGGTAGCGTTAAAAACCTTAGAAATATACCAGCGCGATGGTATTTTTGGCCATGCTGCGGCTATGGGTGACTATATGCAAAAAAGATTACAGCAGTTCAATAGCCACCCCTTAGTGGGTGAGGTGAGAGGCAGGGGGTTGATTGGCGCGGTAGAGCTAGTGGCCAATAAAACTACTGGTCAGGCTTTTGAGGGCGGAGCTGTTGGCAATTTTGCTCAACAAGCTTGCCAAAATCACGGCTTGATTATTCGCTCTGTGGCGGGTTCGGCTATCGCTTTCTGCCCGCCTATGATAATCACTGAATCGCAAATTGATGAAATGATGGAGAAATTCACCAAGGCTCTAGACGACACTATGGATTTTGTCAGCAGCAATAAGCTGCTTTCGGCATAG
- a CDS encoding PLP-dependent aminotransferase family protein — MAMHLLLLDPDSKTTLQRQICEQLGQAIIKGHIPEDVPLPSSRKLSELLGISRNTVILAYEQLASDNYIVSRQRSGYYVNPKITEWNFLEAKEPAASPCKVDWQTRLYSTPSKQRNIVKPLDWQKYKYPFIYGQFDAEGFPLAKWRECVKDSSSSSSLKVWAPDIHGEDDSLLLNYLHTHILPRRGVWADPDEIMITLGAQNAIYMVTSLALNNDSVFGVENPGYIDAANIAQTNGATIKTLAIDDGGLILSDELKDCDCVYVTPGHQFPTTVTLSIERRKKLLAMANEYDFIIIEDDYESEYNFQSRPIPSLKSMDECDRVIYVGSFSKILAPGLRLGYVVASRDMIVELKAMRRLISRNTPRNNQRSAALFLERGYYDAHVKKQRDLYEGRWKTMEYALRRYMPGSSVPPTFGGTSYWVKGPDNLNCQRLFEQAKKQDVLIEPGDMFFLDDSPKHNYFRLGYSSIAEDKIESGIKILAEIINNSVSY, encoded by the coding sequence ATGGCAATGCACCTTTTATTACTTGATCCCGATAGTAAGACAACGCTACAGCGGCAAATCTGTGAGCAATTGGGGCAGGCTATTATTAAAGGCCATATTCCGGAAGATGTGCCACTACCTTCCAGTCGAAAGTTGTCAGAGTTATTGGGGATTTCTAGAAATACGGTTATTTTGGCCTATGAGCAGCTGGCTTCCGATAATTACATAGTATCTAGGCAGCGCAGTGGCTATTACGTCAACCCTAAAATTACAGAGTGGAATTTTTTAGAGGCTAAAGAGCCCGCGGCTTCGCCCTGTAAAGTGGATTGGCAAACGCGGCTTTACTCCACCCCTTCAAAGCAGCGCAATATTGTTAAGCCTCTAGATTGGCAGAAATATAAATACCCCTTTATTTATGGGCAGTTTGATGCCGAGGGTTTTCCTCTAGCTAAGTGGAGGGAATGTGTAAAAGACTCCTCTTCTAGTTCGTCTTTAAAAGTATGGGCGCCTGACATACATGGTGAAGACGACTCACTACTGCTTAATTACCTGCATACCCATATCTTACCTAGGCGTGGCGTATGGGCCGACCCTGACGAAATAATGATTACTTTGGGGGCGCAAAATGCCATTTATATGGTTACTAGCCTAGCATTAAATAATGACTCGGTATTTGGTGTAGAAAACCCAGGCTATATTGATGCGGCAAACATAGCGCAAACTAATGGTGCCACCATTAAAACCTTGGCTATAGATGATGGGGGCTTGATTTTATCCGATGAGTTGAAAGACTGTGACTGTGTCTATGTTACGCCTGGTCACCAGTTTCCTACGACAGTTACGCTATCGATTGAGCGCCGTAAAAAGCTATTGGCTATGGCGAATGAATATGACTTTATTATTATCGAGGATGATTACGAGTCTGAATATAACTTCCAATCCAGGCCTATACCCTCACTAAAAAGCATGGATGAATGTGACAGGGTCATTTATGTAGGCAGCTTTTCAAAGATACTAGCCCCTGGCTTACGCCTAGGCTATGTGGTTGCCTCTAGAGATATGATTGTTGAATTGAAGGCCATGCGCCGCTTGATTTCACGTAATACCCCCAGAAATAACCAGCGCTCAGCTGCGCTATTTCTTGAGCGTGGCTATTACGATGCCCATGTAAAAAAGCAAAGGGATCTCTATGAAGGCCGCTGGAAAACCATGGAATACGCGTTAAGACGCTATATGCCGGGCTCATCGGTTCCACCTACTTTTGGAGGCACATCTTATTGGGTTAAAGGCCCTGACAATCTAAATTGTCAGCGCTTATTCGAGCAAGCCAAAAAACAAGATGTATTAATAGAGCCTGGCGATATGTTTTTTTTAGATGATAGCCCAAAGCATAACTATTTCCGCTTAGGTTATTCGTCTATCGCGGAAGATAAAATTGAATCAGGCATTAAAATACTTGCCGAAATTATCAATAACAGTGTTTCTTATTAG
- a CDS encoding succinylglutamate desuccinylase/aspartoacylase family protein, which yields MAKELIIAGHTIKPGEEIKIDLPSVHLYTDTPMPIPVYVKRGKKDGPVLLVSAAIHGDEINGIEIISRLINNKSIKNLRGTLIAVPMVNVYGVLSQSRYMPDRRDLNRSFPGSSRGSLAGRIAKLFLNEVVAKCDYGIDLHTGAIHRTNLPQIRANLSDEATKAMAYAFGVPVLLNADVRDGSLRGSAAEEGVTMLLYEAGEALRFDEFSIRAGVKGIINVMRHLDMLRKTRSKKPPIEPFIAHNSTWVRATDSGVMSHRKVLGDYVKEGDVLAVISDPYGKTIDTIKSPVEGIIIGKQNIPLAQEGEAMYHVAYFKQHDGVVENLGILQDNLTVTIDDNTGF from the coding sequence ATGGCTAAAGAACTTATTATAGCCGGGCACACTATTAAGCCCGGTGAAGAAATAAAGATAGATCTTCCTTCGGTTCATCTTTATACCGATACCCCTATGCCTATCCCTGTTTATGTAAAGCGGGGTAAAAAGGATGGGCCAGTATTATTGGTAAGTGCGGCCATACATGGAGATGAGATTAATGGCATAGAAATTATTAGCCGCTTAATTAATAACAAATCCATAAAAAACCTTAGAGGTACGTTAATTGCTGTGCCTATGGTGAATGTGTATGGGGTGTTAAGCCAAAGCCGCTATATGCCCGATAGGCGAGATTTGAATCGCTCATTCCCGGGTTCCTCGCGCGGCTCTTTAGCTGGGCGCATAGCGAAGCTATTTTTAAATGAAGTGGTGGCTAAGTGTGATTACGGTATAGACCTGCATACCGGTGCTATACACCGTACTAACTTACCGCAGATTCGCGCTAATTTATCCGACGAAGCCACCAAGGCTATGGCTTATGCGTTTGGTGTGCCGGTTTTGCTTAATGCCGATGTGCGCGATGGCTCGTTGCGTGGTAGTGCAGCAGAGGAGGGTGTAACCATGTTGCTCTATGAGGCCGGTGAGGCGTTACGCTTTGATGAGTTTTCCATTAGAGCGGGCGTGAAGGGTATTATTAATGTAATGCGCCACTTAGATATGTTACGTAAAACGCGTTCTAAAAAACCACCAATAGAGCCGTTTATTGCCCACAACAGCACATGGGTACGGGCAACGGATAGTGGCGTGATGTCCCATAGAAAGGTATTAGGAGATTATGTCAAAGAAGGTGATGTGTTAGCGGTAATATCAGACCCTTATGGCAAAACAATCGATACCATAAAAAGCCCTGTGGAGGGTATTATTATTGGTAAACAAAATATCCCCTTAGCGCAAGAGGGTGAGGCCATGTATCACGTGGCTTATTTTAAACAACATGATGGTGTGGTAGAGAACTTAGGTATATTGCAAGATAACCTCACCGTAACCATTGATGACAATACTGGGTTTTAA
- a CDS encoding LysR family transcriptional regulator, which produces MDIELLKTFLEVKNTRHFGKAADNLYITQAAVSARVKQMEEYFGVQLFIRKRNNIQLTAEGERLITHAETMLLAWNRARQDVALKTTKKDQLGIGATAGLWNYAYQDKLAAIYRAFPQLSLRSEVHGADDLLRMVMERALDVAILFDAPSMPELTVASAGKLKLVLASTIPEVSAKNALKESYIYVDWGTAFNMFHAKRFSEAAPAILYTTMASIAEAFMRECPSSAFLPQTMVEATTVANMQLVDAAPSFGREVSIIFRSNNERLELIEQLLPILQS; this is translated from the coding sequence ATGGATATAGAGCTGTTAAAAACGTTTTTAGAAGTTAAAAATACCCGCCATTTTGGTAAGGCTGCCGATAATCTCTATATTACTCAGGCGGCGGTGAGCGCCCGCGTGAAGCAAATGGAAGAGTATTTTGGGGTGCAGCTGTTTATACGTAAGCGCAACAATATACAGTTGACGGCAGAGGGGGAGCGCCTGATCACCCATGCTGAAACCATGTTGCTGGCTTGGAATCGCGCGCGCCAAGATGTCGCTTTAAAAACTACCAAAAAGGATCAACTAGGCATAGGTGCCACCGCGGGCTTATGGAATTACGCATATCAGGATAAGTTGGCGGCCATCTACCGCGCTTTCCCGCAGCTGTCTTTGCGTTCAGAAGTACATGGCGCCGATGATTTGTTACGCATGGTGATGGAGCGTGCATTGGATGTGGCGATATTGTTTGATGCGCCTAGCATGCCTGAATTGACGGTGGCTTCAGCGGGTAAGTTGAAGCTGGTGTTGGCGAGTACTATTCCCGAAGTCAGCGCCAAAAATGCCCTGAAAGAAAGTTATATCTATGTAGATTGGGGGACGGCGTTTAACATGTTTCACGCCAAGCGTTTTAGCGAGGCTGCGCCAGCGATACTCTATACCACTATGGCGTCTATTGCCGAGGCGTTTATGCGGGAGTGCCCCTCATCGGCGTTTTTGCCGCAGACCATGGTGGAGGCGACAACCGTAGCCAATATGCAGCTAGTAGATGCCGCCCCCAGCTTTGGCCGAGAGGTGTCTATTATTTTCCGATCAAATAATGAGCGTTTGGAGTTGATAGAGCAGCTGTTACCTATACTGCAATCTTAG